One segment of Anaerolineae bacterium DNA contains the following:
- a CDS encoding phosphoribosylaminoimidazolesuccinocarboxamide synthase: MIPTRETILDVQPHALRAMDLPELGPVQRGKVRDSYVVGDRRVLITTDRLSAFDRVLGVVPYKGQVLNQLSRFWFEALEDVVPSHMLDTPDPNVMLARESKPFPVEVVVRGYITGVTTTSLWYSYERGQREMYGIRLPEGLRKNQALPEPVITPTTRATGPGGHDERITPAEIVERGLVSEDDWRAIVESALRLFARGQEICQQAGIILVDTKYEFGRVGGQIVVIDEVHTPDSSRFWKAESYQERVDQELEPENLDKEFVRLWYSEQGYRGEGDPPPMGDDLVVAAAQRYVQVYEAITGAAFEPARYPAEDRIRDSLRRAGILSA; encoded by the coding sequence ATGATCCCGACCCGCGAGACAATCCTGGATGTGCAGCCCCACGCCCTGCGGGCTATGGACTTGCCCGAGCTGGGGCCAGTGCAGCGCGGCAAGGTGCGCGACAGCTACGTCGTGGGCGACCGGCGGGTGCTCATCACCACGGACCGCCTCTCGGCTTTCGACCGGGTGCTCGGCGTGGTGCCGTACAAGGGTCAGGTGCTTAACCAGCTCAGCCGCTTCTGGTTCGAAGCCCTGGAGGACGTTGTGCCCAGCCACATGCTGGACACTCCCGACCCCAACGTGATGCTCGCCCGGGAGAGCAAGCCCTTCCCGGTGGAAGTGGTAGTGCGCGGCTACATTACCGGGGTCACCACCACCTCGCTCTGGTACAGCTACGAGCGGGGCCAGCGGGAGATGTACGGCATCCGACTGCCGGAGGGCTTGAGGAAGAACCAGGCCCTTCCCGAGCCTGTCATCACCCCCACCACCCGCGCCACCGGTCCGGGCGGTCACGACGAGCGCATCACCCCAGCCGAGATCGTCGAGCGCGGCCTCGTGTCCGAAGACGACTGGAGAGCTATCGTGGAGAGCGCCCTCCGCCTCTTCGCTCGCGGACAGGAAATCTGCCAGCAAGCTGGTATAATACTGGTAGATACCAAGTACGAGTTTGGCCGGGTGGGTGGGCAGATTGTGGTCATAGACGAGGTCCACACACCTGACTCGTCTCGGTTCTGGAAGGCCGAGAGCTACCAGGAGCGAGTGGACCAAGAGCTAGAGCCCGAGAACCTGGACAAAGAGTTTGTGCGCCTTTGGTACTCAGAACAGGGATACCGGGGAGAAGGTGATCCTCCCCCGATGGGGGATGATCTGGTGGTAGCCGCCGCCCAGCGGTACGTACAGGTTTATGAGGCCATCACAGGAGCGGCCTTCGAACCCGCTCGATACCCCGCTGAGGACAGGATCAGGGACTCGCTGCGCAGGGCGGGCATCTTGAGCGCCTGA
- the purF gene encoding amidophosphoribosyltransferase → MNLDRPRESCGVFGAFVPGTDVARTVFFGLSALQHRGQESAGIAVSDGRSVRIHKAMGLVLQVFNEDNLRPLTGHIGIGHNRYSTKGSSRLVNAQPFVLESFLGPLAVAHNGNLVNTGTLRRELLQKGVGLTTSCDSEVITQMIAGGAGDNWTDRLRSFMARAEGAYSLTILTRDALYGVRDPHGFRPLCLGRVPDGWVIASESCALATVGAEFIREIDPGEIVRVDQNGVASVRGRQPEQPSLCIFEFIYFARPDSVLNGRLLHTVRQQLGAELAREHPVDADVVIGVPDSATAAAIGYAHASGIPFNEGLTKNRYIGRTFIQPDDRLRRVGIALKMNPLPDNLRGKKVVVVDDSIVRGSTTGRIVDLLRDGGAQEVHVRISSAPLRHPCFMGVDMATYEELIAAQRSVEDIRKHIHADSLAYLSVEGMIAATGQPHGPFCRACFTGSYPVELEPEQNKMAYEALQ, encoded by the coding sequence ATGAATCTTGACAGGCCCCGTGAGAGCTGCGGCGTGTTTGGCGCCTTCGTGCCGGGCACCGATGTGGCTCGCACCGTGTTCTTCGGGCTGAGCGCTCTGCAGCATCGCGGCCAGGAGAGTGCCGGCATAGCTGTGTCGGATGGGCGCTCAGTGCGCATACATAAGGCGATGGGCCTGGTGTTGCAGGTGTTCAATGAGGACAACCTACGGCCTCTCACCGGGCACATCGGCATCGGCCACAACCGGTACAGCACCAAGGGCTCCTCGCGCCTGGTGAACGCCCAGCCGTTCGTTCTCGAGTCCTTTCTGGGGCCGCTGGCGGTGGCCCACAACGGCAACCTGGTCAACACGGGCACCTTGCGGCGCGAACTGCTGCAGAAGGGCGTCGGCCTCACCACCTCCTGCGACAGCGAGGTCATCACCCAGATGATCGCCGGAGGGGCAGGCGACAACTGGACCGACCGCCTGCGCTCCTTCATGGCCCGAGCGGAAGGCGCCTACTCCCTGACCATCCTCACCCGCGATGCCCTCTACGGCGTGCGCGATCCGCATGGCTTCCGTCCCCTGTGCCTGGGCCGGGTGCCAGACGGCTGGGTCATCGCCTCCGAATCCTGCGCCCTCGCCACGGTGGGCGCCGAGTTCATTCGGGAGATAGACCCCGGGGAGATAGTGCGCGTGGACCAGAACGGGGTCGCCAGCGTCCGTGGGCGCCAGCCAGAGCAGCCATCGCTCTGCATCTTCGAGTTCATCTACTTTGCCCGGCCGGATAGCGTCCTCAATGGCAGGCTGCTGCACACGGTGCGCCAGCAACTGGGGGCCGAACTGGCACGTGAGCATCCCGTGGACGCTGACGTCGTCATCGGCGTGCCCGACTCGGCCACCGCCGCCGCCATCGGTTACGCCCACGCCAGCGGCATACCGTTCAACGAAGGGCTCACGAAGAACCGGTACATCGGGCGCACCTTCATTCAGCCCGACGACCGACTCCGGCGGGTGGGCATTGCCCTGAAAATGAACCCTTTGCCGGACAACCTCAGGGGCAAGAAGGTGGTTGTGGTGGACGACAGCATCGTCCGGGGTAGCACTACCGGGCGCATCGTGGACTTGTTGCGCGACGGCGGGGCCCAGGAGGTGCACGTACGCATCTCCTCTGCCCCTCTTCGTCACCCCTGCTTCATGGGGGTGGACATGGCCACGTATGAGGAGTTGATTGCGGCCCAGAGGTCGGTGGAGGACATCCGCAAGCACATTCACGCCGATAGCTTGGCCTATCTGTCCGTCGAGGGGATGATCGCCGCCACCGGACAGCCGCACGGCCCCTTCTGTCGTGCCTGCTTCACCGGGTCCTACCCCGTGGAGCTCGAGCCGGAGCAGAACAAGATGGCATACGAGGCGCTTCAATGA
- a CDS encoding phosphoribosylformylglycinamidine cyclo-ligase: MSPMTGHVSLVTYQRETHMDSRQESAYSRAGVDIDTKMKALELMTASVRSTYGPEVLAGMGQFGGLYSAAALTRMQHPVLVASTDSVGTKTMLAARAGRYEGLGEDIVNHSLNDILVQGAEPLFFLDYLAAPKLDPQVIAALVSGMAMACRVAGCALIGGETAELPGVYQEGQFDVVGAIVGLVERDDIIDGQSVVPGDQLIGLPSSGPHTNGYTLIRSVFADYDLDHVFPELGLPLADALLAPHRSYLPEVRRLRRGVHVKALAHITGGGFYDNIPRVLPPGVCAVVRKGSWGVPPLFGLIQRLGQVEEREMYRVFNMGVGMVAVVAADELRRAMSLAGPGAAHIGEIKAREKDQVELI; this comes from the coding sequence ATGTCGCCTATGACGGGTCATGTGTCGCTTGTCACGTATCAGAGGGAGACACACATGGACAGCCGCCAGGAGAGCGCCTACAGCCGCGCGGGCGTGGACATTGACACCAAGATGAAGGCGCTGGAGTTGATGACCGCGTCAGTGCGCTCCACCTACGGCCCGGAGGTACTGGCCGGCATGGGGCAGTTCGGGGGCCTGTACTCGGCCGCTGCCCTCACCCGGATGCAGCACCCAGTGCTGGTCGCCTCCACCGACAGCGTGGGCACCAAGACCATGCTCGCCGCTCGGGCGGGCCGCTACGAGGGACTGGGCGAGGACATCGTCAATCACTCCCTGAATGACATCCTGGTGCAGGGGGCCGAGCCCCTCTTCTTCCTCGATTACCTAGCTGCCCCCAAGCTGGACCCCCAGGTGATTGCCGCGCTTGTCTCCGGCATGGCAATGGCCTGCCGAGTCGCGGGCTGCGCCCTCATCGGCGGGGAGACAGCCGAGCTGCCCGGCGTCTACCAGGAGGGGCAGTTCGACGTAGTGGGGGCCATCGTGGGGCTGGTGGAAAGGGACGATATCATTGACGGCCAGTCCGTCGTGCCCGGGGATCAGCTCATCGGCCTGCCCTCGTCCGGGCCCCACACCAATGGCTACACCCTCATCCGCAGCGTCTTCGCTGACTACGACCTGGATCACGTATTCCCGGAATTGGGCCTCCCCCTGGCGGATGCCCTTCTTGCCCCTCACCGCTCTTACCTGCCCGAGGTCCGGCGCCTCCGCCGGGGCGTCCACGTCAAGGCCCTGGCTCACATCACCGGCGGAGGGTTCTACGACAACATTCCCCGCGTGCTGCCTCCCGGCGTGTGTGCTGTAGTGCGCAAGGGCTCCTGGGGCGTCCCGCCTCTCTTTGGCCTCATACAGAGGTTAGGTCAAGTGGAGGAGCGGGAGATGTATCGCGTCTTCAACATGGGCGTGGGCATGGTAGCCGTGGTCGCCGCCGACGAACTGCGCCGGGCCATGTCGCTGGCCGGCCCGGGGGCGGCTCACATCGGAGAGATCAAAGCCCGGGAGAAGGATCAGGTTGAGCTCATCTAG
- a CDS encoding AIR carboxylase family protein, with protein sequence MGSASDRDHAERIRAPLVSWGVEVEMRVASAHKSVRHLLEVLARYEEQGGNRVYITVAGRSNALGGLVDASVSAPVITCPPVSDSFGGADIYSSLRMPGGVAPLVVLEPGNAALAAAKILGLGQASLAETVRKEQRENENRIIEDDRRLRGS encoded by the coding sequence ATGGGATCAGCGTCGGATAGAGACCACGCTGAGAGAATCCGGGCCCCCCTTGTGTCCTGGGGCGTAGAGGTGGAGATGAGAGTCGCCTCCGCTCACAAGAGCGTCCGCCACCTGCTGGAGGTGCTGGCCCGCTACGAAGAGCAGGGCGGCAACAGGGTATACATCACCGTGGCCGGGCGCTCGAACGCCCTCGGTGGCCTGGTTGACGCCTCGGTGTCGGCTCCGGTCATCACCTGCCCACCCGTGTCGGACTCCTTCGGTGGGGCGGACATATACTCCTCTCTGCGGATGCCAGGCGGGGTCGCGCCGCTGGTGGTATTGGAGCCGGGCAATGCCGCCCTGGCCGCAGCCAAGATATTGGGATTGGGCCAGGCGTCACTGGCCGAGACAGTGCGGAAGGAACAGCGTGAGAACGAGAATCGAATCATTGAGGACGACAGGCGGTTGCGCGGGTCGTAG
- a CDS encoding adenylosuccinate lyase → MQSFTHETYLSPFTWRYGSPEMRALWSEANKRRLWRRVWVALASAQARAGLVSPEELEDIRRHQDDIDIERAESIEREIRHDLMAEIRVYAEQCPVGGGKIHLGATSMDIEDNADVLRLKQALDLIRHRLATVLHRLVACIRDQAGSVCMGFTHIQPAEPTTVGYRLSQYAQDFLTDLQALDGLLARLRGKGLKGAVGTAASYRRLLEGTGITADQLEAWVMEDLGLASYPVASQVYPRKQDLAVVEVLSGICCSAHKFAFDLRLLQSPPVGEWSEPFGRHQVGSSAMPFKRNPVSSETVCSLARYVSSLPAVLWDDAANCLLERTLDDSANRRVTLPNAFLATDHVLSLVARLVQGLVIRPEAIRRNLDIYGPFAATEVVLMEAVRAGADRQQMHEVIREHAMATWAEIQEGGPNRLGGRLAEDERLTRYLAPERVLSLMESTDHVGEAERWALGLADAVERYLDQGGRKP, encoded by the coding sequence GGCCTCGGCCCAGGCCCGGGCTGGCTTGGTATCGCCGGAGGAACTAGAGGACATACGCCGGCATCAGGACGACATAGACATCGAGCGGGCCGAGAGCATCGAACGAGAGATCCGGCACGACCTCATGGCCGAGATCCGCGTGTACGCAGAGCAGTGCCCGGTGGGTGGCGGGAAGATCCACCTGGGCGCCACTAGCATGGACATCGAGGACAATGCCGATGTCTTGCGCCTGAAGCAGGCCCTCGACCTCATCCGCCACCGTCTAGCAACCGTGCTGCATCGGCTTGTGGCCTGCATCCGAGACCAGGCGGGCTCCGTCTGCATGGGCTTCACCCACATCCAGCCGGCGGAGCCTACCACCGTCGGCTATCGGCTCAGTCAGTACGCCCAAGACTTCCTCACTGACCTCCAGGCGCTCGACGGGCTCCTGGCCCGACTGCGGGGCAAGGGTTTGAAGGGCGCCGTGGGCACGGCCGCCTCCTACCGCCGCTTGCTGGAAGGCACGGGCATCACTGCCGATCAGCTGGAGGCCTGGGTCATGGAGGACCTGGGTTTGGCATCCTATCCCGTGGCCAGCCAAGTGTACCCCCGCAAGCAGGACCTGGCGGTGGTGGAGGTGCTGTCGGGCATCTGCTGTTCCGCTCACAAGTTCGCCTTCGACCTGCGGCTTCTGCAGTCTCCCCCGGTGGGCGAGTGGAGCGAGCCTTTCGGCCGGCATCAGGTGGGATCGTCAGCCATGCCCTTTAAGCGCAACCCGGTCTCCTCCGAGACGGTGTGTAGCCTGGCTCGCTACGTCTCCAGCCTTCCAGCTGTGCTTTGGGACGACGCCGCTAACTGCTTGCTGGAGCGTACGCTGGACGACTCTGCCAACCGCCGCGTCACCCTGCCCAATGCCTTCCTAGCCACCGATCACGTGCTCAGTCTGGTGGCGCGCCTCGTTCAAGGCCTGGTCATCCGACCGGAGGCCATCCGGCGCAACCTGGACATATACGGGCCCTTTGCCGCCACCGAAGTGGTCCTGATGGAAGCCGTTCGCGCGGGCGCTGATCGGCAGCAGATGCACGAGGTCATCCGGGAGCACGCCATGGCTACCTGGGCTGAGATTCAAGAGGGAGGCCCCAACCGCCTGGGAGGCCGCCTGGCGGAAGACGAGCGCCTGACCCGCTACCTTGCCCCGGAGCGGGTGCTTTCGCTCATGGAATCCACCGATCACGTAGGTGAGGCAGAACGCTGGGCGCTTGGCCTGGCCGATGCAGTCGAACGCTACTTGGACCAGGGAGGCCGAAAACCATGA
- the purD gene encoding phosphoribosylamine--glycine ligase, translating to MRVLVVGSGGREHALAWKLAQSPSVSELLIAPGNPGTASLGENVQVQPNDVQGLVRLARERQVDLTVIGPEAPLAAGLADALTEAGLAAFGPSRAAAAIETSKVFAKEFMARHGIPTASFRAFSDYEQARAYVRSLPSPPVIKADGLAAGKGVIVCDSMDEAQQALRATMVEQEFGEAGRRVVVEERLCGQEVSLLAFTDGERVAAMLPAQDHKPIYDGDKGPNTGGMGAFAPAGILTSELQAEAVQRAIEPAVAGLQAEGRPYRGVLYAGLILTDDGLKVLEFNCRFGDPEAQALLPLLDADLAELCLQSARGHLDSTAVSWHAGACVCVVMASGGYPGPYETGYPIDGIEEAERRGCLVFHAGTRIRDGRLVTAGGRVLGVTATGPDLSAAITTAYEGVEAICFPGAYYRTDIGAKGLAYTPRPECD from the coding sequence ATGAGAGTCCTGGTGGTGGGCTCAGGTGGACGAGAGCACGCCTTGGCCTGGAAGCTGGCGCAGTCTCCCTCGGTGAGCGAACTGCTTATCGCTCCCGGCAACCCTGGTACGGCCTCGCTAGGTGAGAACGTCCAGGTGCAGCCCAACGACGTGCAAGGGCTGGTCCGCTTGGCCCGCGAGCGCCAGGTGGACCTCACCGTGATCGGCCCGGAGGCGCCTCTGGCGGCGGGGCTGGCCGATGCGCTCACCGAGGCTGGCCTCGCCGCCTTCGGGCCTTCGCGTGCAGCCGCCGCCATCGAGACGTCCAAGGTCTTCGCCAAGGAGTTCATGGCCCGGCACGGGATACCCACCGCCAGCTTTCGCGCTTTCAGCGACTACGAGCAAGCACGCGCTTACGTTCGCTCCCTCCCATCTCCGCCGGTGATCAAAGCGGACGGACTGGCTGCAGGGAAGGGCGTCATCGTGTGCGACAGCATGGACGAGGCCCAACAGGCCTTGCGCGCCACCATGGTGGAACAGGAGTTCGGAGAGGCCGGGCGGCGGGTGGTAGTGGAGGAGCGCCTCTGCGGGCAGGAAGTATCCCTCCTTGCCTTCACCGACGGGGAGCGCGTCGCGGCCATGCTCCCGGCCCAGGACCACAAGCCCATCTATGACGGGGACAAGGGCCCCAACACCGGCGGCATGGGCGCCTTCGCCCCGGCGGGTATCCTCACTTCCGAGCTTCAGGCGGAAGCAGTGCAGAGGGCCATCGAGCCGGCGGTGGCCGGCCTCCAAGCCGAGGGCCGGCCCTATCGCGGAGTCCTGTACGCCGGGCTCATACTGACCGACGACGGCCTCAAGGTGCTGGAATTCAACTGCCGGTTCGGCGATCCCGAGGCCCAGGCACTGCTGCCCCTGCTCGATGCCGACCTGGCAGAGCTGTGCCTGCAGTCGGCCCGGGGCCATCTGGATTCGACGGCCGTATCCTGGCACGCGGGCGCCTGCGTGTGCGTAGTGATGGCGTCAGGCGGGTACCCGGGCCCGTACGAGACGGGGTACCCCATTGATGGCATCGAAGAAGCCGAGCGCCGGGGTTGTCTAGTCTTCCATGCCGGCACCCGCATCCGCGACGGTCGCCTGGTAACCGCGGGGGGACGCGTTCTAGGCGTCACGGCCACGGGGCCCGACCTCAGTGCTGCCATCACCACTGCCTACGAAGGGGTGGAGGCCATCTGCTTCCCGGGTGCCTACTACCGCACCGACATCGGGGCTAAGGGCCTGGCTTACACGCCGAGGCCAGAGTGTGATTGA